One window of Bos indicus isolate NIAB-ARS_2022 breed Sahiwal x Tharparkar chromosome 18, NIAB-ARS_B.indTharparkar_mat_pri_1.0, whole genome shotgun sequence genomic DNA carries:
- the LOC109572184 gene encoding cationic amino acid transporter 3-like: protein MLLQFVHQFGQKLIRKWLLEPIDESERPVAHLNTLNLVNVGVGRMLIVGIYILAGALAKFIAGPATIISFLVVAMFSMLSGLCYAEFGAWVPRSGSTYFYSYVTMGQVYAFIIGWNSILLLVSGTAALARASSYIFDSLIGNHISQALQETFSLHLPYSLATYADFFALGLVLLMTGLRLLGARESILVTKISIGINILVLIFITITGFIKGDLHNWKLTEQDYKLNTSGSRDIYGLGRLGPLGSGGFAPFGFEGILQGTATCFYYFFGADVLATKGAEAINPHRSIPWSILITIFICFLAYSGVSVALTLMVPYYLIQPHNPLPQAILHSLWLPATYIMTIGTLCALIFRLHAAVFKMPTLIYTMAEDGLLFRVLTRIHVRTGIHVLALMSAANLAGIMALLFRFTDLVDLVSVGTLLIYSLVAFSILVLRYQPDQNLSKNENTEEEIEMPVPDEHLLDSEPEARNSNILKSLWFPISTIPTRKSGQIVYGCASLLVLLMIILSLILVQWSSQGFSGDSKYTRVAVLLLLLIIGVMVIIWRQPQNPIPLYFKVPALPVLPLVSILVNIYLMMQITSGTRAIFGIWNVIGFLIYFGYGIRHSLEENDEQQPPASTSQTLDKNTRSPESS from the exons ATGTTGCTTCAGTTTGTTCATCAATTTGGTCAAAAGCTCATCCGCAAGTGGTTGCTGGAACCCATAGATGAGTCTGAGAGACCCGTGGCTCATCTGAACACCCTAAACCTGGTGAACGTGGGTGTGGGCAGGATGTTGATAGTTGGCATATACATTCTGGCTGGTGCACTGGCCAAGTTCATAGCTGGACCAGCAACCATCATCTCGTTCTTGGTGGTTGCCATGTTTTCTATGTTATCTGGGCTCTGCTATGCTGAATTTGGGGCCTGGGTACCACGCTCTGGTTCTACATATTTCTACAGCTATGTCACAATGGGTCAAGTCTATGCCTTCATCATTGGTTGGAACTCCATACTTCTCTTAGTTTCGG GCACTGCCGCCTTGGCCAGGGCCTCGAGTTACATCTTTGACAGCCTGATTGGAAATCACATCTCTCAGGCATTACAGGAAACTTTCTCTCTGCACTTGCCTTACTCCCTGGCCACATATGCAGACTTTTTTGCCCTGGGCCTGGTATTGCTGATGACAG GACTACGGCTTCTGGGAGCTCGTGAGTCAATCCTGGTTACAAAAATATCCATAGGAATAAACATTTTGGTTCTCATTTTCATTACCATCACTGGCTTCATTAAGGGAGATCTGCATAACTGGAAGCTCACAGAACAGGACTACAAACTGAACACATCTGGATCCAGAGACATCTATGGCTTAGGACG CTTGGGCCCTTTGGGTTCTGGAGGGTTTGCACCTTTCGGCTTtgaagggattctccagggaacagCTACATGTTTCTACTATTTTTTTGGTGCTGATGTTCTTGCCACTAAAG gGGCAGAAGCTATAAATCCTCATCGTTCCATCCCCTGGAGCATCTTGATCACCATCTTTATCTGCTTTTTGGCTTACTCTGGTGTCTCAGTGGCACTCACCCTCATGGTGCCCTACTACCTGATTCAGCCTCACAACCCTTTGCCGCAAGCCATTCTCCATAGTTTGTGGCTCCCCGCCACATACATCATGACAATTGGTACCCTCTGTGCTCTTATATTCAG ACTCCATGCTGCCGTGTTCAAAATGCCTACTTTGATCTACACGATGGCAGAGGACGGGCTCCTTTTCCGGGTGCTTACCCGGATCCACGTCCGCACAGGCATCCATGTCCTGGCCCTGATGTCTGCTGCAAATCTTGCag GGATCATGGCGTTACTCTTCAGATTCACAGATCTTGTGGATCTCGTGTCAGTCGGGACCCTGCTCATTTACTCCCTGGTGGCATTTTCTATTCTTGTCCTCAG GTACCAGCCAGACCAGAATTTAAGCAAGAATGAgaacacagaggaggaaattgagaTGCCTGTCCCTGATGAACATCTGCTGGACTCTGAACCTGAAGCAAGAAACTCAAACATTCTAAAGAGTCTGTGGTTCCCTATCAGCACCATCCCCACTAGGAAATCTGGCCAGATTGTCTACGGATGTGCCTCACTACTCG TTCTCCTGATGATAATCTTGAGCCTGATCCTGGTCCAGTGGTCCAGTCAGGGGTTTTCTGGAGACTCCAAGTACACACGagtggctgtgctgctgctgctgctcatcaTTGGAGTCATGGTCATCATCTGGAGGCAGCCCCAGAACCCCATTCCTCTTTATTTTAAG GTCCCTGCTCTGCCTGTCCTCCCACTGGTGAGCATCCTTGTGAACATTTACTTGATGATGCAGATAACTTCTGGGACCAGGGCCATATTTGGCATCTGGAATGTGATCG GATTTCTCATATACTTTGGATACGGGATCCGACACAGCCTGGAGGAGAACGATGAGCAACAACCACCAGCTTCCACCTCCCAGACTCTTGACAAAAACACCCGTAGTCCTGAGTCATCTTAA